The following nucleotide sequence is from Pungitius pungitius chromosome 6, fPunPun2.1, whole genome shotgun sequence.
GCAACGCTTCAACAACATCCATCATTCTGGACAGAGCAGCATAACGCAACACAGAAACCACATTTTGCACACAAGCCATGTAAAGCGATAAGACAGGATGGACTctacatttagaaaataagagagacagagaaaatgCAGGACAGAGCTTGTTGCCTAAATAAatccaataataaaaaaataaaattgagttgatgacaataaaaacaaacaattttctgatggctgttttttttttttttaggcaaaaACTCTCCTTGATTTAACGTCATCGATAAGATTTACTTTTCTATTTGAGACACAGGGATATCACAGCATTCTATTTGTAACCAGGGGAAAGCTTCCCTCACCTGGAGTCAAACACGGGGTCGGTGTACTTGGGAGGGGAGCACAGGGGTTGCTCTCCTGGACCGTAGGTGGACACTGGGAGTCCCCCGTTCCTTCCCTCTCCTGGGCCACCATCTGTAGGAACGGAGGAGTATATTAGACCCTTTTAGTGGCTCTGCTCATTCACACAAACTCCCCTCTGACTGCGTGAACACGTAAGAAGATTCGCAAGATTATAATTGGGGGATATTATCCACAAATAACACCGAGCTGTGAATGCGGGTCGTTTTCTCAAATGCATTTGAAGCCTGTTGCCGTTGGAGTAGTGCGGCACAGACAGGGCCACGTTGAGGCCATATGTTGTCAGAGGCTCGTTGGCGGCTCCATAATCCCCTCAGCCATCCAGATTTAAGAAGCTATTTTTCGCTGACTCTTAAGTCTGTGGCGGCTCTTACTGCAAAGTAGTATTCTTCCCTTTGTTTTGCTTCTGGCTTGTTTCATTTCCCCACAGTGAATGTCCCACAGTGTAACTAGTGGTCAATCAACGGTCGTACCTTTCTCATCCAGCAGAAAGGAAGTTAGCAGGTGAGGACACACTTCCTCCAAAATGGAGCAGAATGAACAGAACGCAGCAGGCCCCTTGGAGGACAGACGGTCCAAGAATATCTCCGTTTGTTTCTTGCTGGACTCCTGTCCCAGTATTTCCTTGTACTCCACCAGTGAGAAAACCTTGTCGTACACCAGGTAGGGAAGCACCGCGCTGACGTCCAGCTCGCGCAGGATCTTCTGGCGGTGCTGCTTGAGGATCCTCGAGGCCCACCTCTTCTTGTTCCTGGCGCATGGCCCGCGGCCAGGCGTCTGCTTCTgcctcttctgcttcttcacgAACCACTTCTTTGTGCCGCTGCCGAACATCTTGAGGTTGAAGAGTCCCGCCAGAGCGTCCTCAGCGGCTCTGTCAACGCGGTTCCCAAAGTAGAGGAGGTGCATACTTTGCGCCAGTGAAGCGACAATGCCACATATTTCCTCGAGCCTCGCTTTGTTATTGTCTGAGTCGTTTATCTGGGACAGGAAGAGACAATCTGGGCCGTGGCTGATTTCTAGCTAGGTACTTACGGGAACTAAGAAGATTAGCAGACTCTTAATCTACCCATGCAAACTGCTCACCACTGCGCAGACAACACACTACATTATTTTGGCCTGTCCTGTTGGAAGATTTAAGCTACTTAAGTTGTGATTTAATCACCATATGTtctattcaattaaaaatgtgtcaaactagtttctcttttcttttagttttttttagagatGATTTAGAACAACCATGTCACATGCTGCGTGGTTATTTCGGGTACCGCTGAGCCTAAAGTCAACAGGGAAGTCCTAAAGGAGGCTTGTGAGGTTCAAAGCTGCCTTTGAGCAAGGCACTGAACCGCTGCACAAACCAGCCCACCGACAAGAACTTGTCATGGTCACTGCTGTGAACAGGACACTCAATAAAAGCAAGATTAAAGCCTTCTGTCATGGTCACTGATCCAGTACATCGAGATGTCGGCTTTGCTTTAAGGAAAAGCATCAACACGTCATAGAATGGAACAGGGGCATCTAAAAGGGAGTTTAGGGCATTGAGTAGAAAATCTAAAAGAAAATGCGGCACAAATCAGGCTGACATTGAATCACATTTCAACCAGCTGCTGTGTAAAAGCACAAAGGATAGTCTTTACCAGAAGAGGGTGCCATTTGATCAGTGAGGATTACCTGTACAGTAAATCATGCAGTGACAGTTTTACACGTTTAACGATTAACTGACCAGTACAAGTTGGCCTCAGAGCCACAGACCAGTGTCATCCCAGTGTACTTTAAAAAGTCCTCCAATAAAAGAGTATTGTGAATAATGGAGGAGACTAAATAAAATGCTTGCAAACTTTACCGcataaaacataaacataaaacaagtctttttaaaattacatttttattatcattCGTGGTTCCCCAGATTTCATTCCCCTACTGAGCTGCAGTGGAGGGAGTAATGTAATGAGGATATTTTAACTCAAATTCTTTGGAAATTTTCGGGAAATACCTGCTTGATTTGACTAAcagataaatataattattgttatcattaataattaaatcaaaCTCGAAACAAGGTagtgtttgtcttttgtcaaTGATTAACCACTGCTTTTTATGTTATTGCCAAACCATTCCCTGAAAATACATATGATAACGGTTGAATGCCGGGTTGCATATCAGTGGCTGCATGTCATCCTCGCTGCCCGATAGAGGGGCAACACCAAATTACTTCCGCGTCACGCACAAGCAGGTTGAGTCTTGATTTCAACATTCATCCGTGACCTTGAGTGACTTTGAAACCTGGCAGTGtccccttttcatcttttttttgcaggctAACTACTATGCTGGCATTGAGGAACATTTTCTATGTGTAAGCATGTATAAGTATATTGGTATTGTGTATATTTACTTCTTTAACTCAACCTGAGGGCGTTCCAATAACAACCGCTACACTGTGATGGCGAAGAGACTCCAGGTGCCTCCTTCCTGCTCTTCCCAGGTTCCGGGATCTTGGGCCGTCCTCCCTCTGAAGATTGTCTCGAGGAGTTGCACACGTGCACAATCTTGTTATCTTTTtactcttttctttcttatcagcagtttttatgttgtgttttatgAGTTGTACGATTATGTCAGTAGCTCACTGTTCTGGGAATTATCCTACTGTTTGTTCAGTTATAATCACTACACAAGACCAATTGTGTGGAAGCTGTACAAGGGTTGCCAATAGAAAATAAAACTAGGTCACGAAAGAAACTTGTCAGGGTATGAATATCTGCTTTTTATATGCATCCAaggccatttcttttttttacttttttttttatctcaatcCTATTCACTAAACTGCAAAAACGTATCTTCTAGAGAACTAGAAATCTGATTAGACTTGATTTATTGAAATCATAATAAGGGCAGTTGGAAAATGACAGCATGAGCAAATGCAAATagataaaaatgaaagataataTTAGTTTGAATTAAAGTAAGATAAAGATTTTGTGATTAAGAAAAGTAGTGTTTGGGAGATTCAGCAACTAAATATGTGGATGCCATTTACTGTCAGTACTGTTTTAGAGGAAGTCAAGCTGTATATTGGACTGTATCAAAATCACACCTTTTATCAAGAAAGACCTCATACCTCATAAAATCTTATGATGTGACCTTTACGATGTTATATGGATGCTATGCTGAATTTGTGCAGCACTCTTTTCGGATTCCTTTAAATCATCTGGCTTGTGATAAGAGGGCCACCACATTAGACTAAGGTTGAACTGGACTGCCAGGTGTGACTGTACGTGACTGGAGCAGGGCGTTCCTCAAAAAGCTCACATTGCTCCAACTCAAACTACTTTGAGtaaatagaattaaaaaaaacttcctGGTGCCTCTGGGACAATCACCGCTTCAATGCCCCAGTGGATGTCTGATAAAACAGACAGGGAAGTACAGGTCTTCTTCCTCATGTGTCTGAGATTGAGTGATTAAGTCATTAAACTTGGGAGTTATGGGCTTCCATTGAAATCATCTCGGTTTATTAGATGTCTGCATTTACCCTTCTTGCATTTATGTGGAGTTGTCAGCatcactctgtcctcctctctcgactctctCTGTCCTTTTATGACACAAAGGGCCAGGAAAAtaccctccagctccgtggctgTCGGGAATCACTGCGTGCCGTGAGAGCCACTATGCGAGCAtcggaaaggaaatggcgtaaataCAAACTTCCTGATGATCTGCATGCGGttcagtctcttctctcctctttttctgcatcTCTGCTGACCAAagctctttctaccaatccagaattgagtcttCTAACCCCCCAACAATTTTTTCTATCTTTTCAAAGCTCCTCTCCtgccattcgacctctgcagctcatccagtatgcagcagctcgactggtctttaaccttccgaaattctcccacatTACTCTACTactccgctctcttcactggctaCCAGTTTCTGGCATCCAGTTCAaagttgttcttctgagtttgtatccctattgTAGGAATGCACTTATGGTAAGTTgccttggataaaagcgtcagctaaatgacatgtaatataatgttgGGTGTGTTTGATAAGCAAACAAATGTCGGACTGGGAAGTAGTAGCACATTAGTTATGTGTCCAATGTCCAAAAGATAAATTCCTAAATTCTCTACATCTTTAACTGGTGAATAACTACTGAATTTATGTGGCACCCAGGAAAAATTTGCCCCCCTGATTTTGTGTTAATAAAGCATAATTCTGTCAAAAAGCTGCTCTGTAAGAAGCCAACAGAAGAACAAAGAGAAACGCAACTGCACAAAATCCCACAGGTCCTTACATAATCTGATATACTACAAAGACAGGACATttacagctgctgctgtgcacaCAGATGGTTTCTGAGTCCTTCAGACATGACAGTGTTGCAACTGTGATTTTATTTGTTCCACATATTTCAAACAAGAAacacaagaaagaaatgaatgacaTAGAACTGAACATGACATAACAGGTATGAAGCAGTTACATATCTGTgtcaaacaacaaataaaactggCATGAagatcaaaatgtatttcacttATCTTatgaatcttttctttttattgtatgaaataaaaaataacatctgTCATCTGTAATTGAAATAAATGTCTAACAATAATATTCATGAATACAGAAAATAGAAGGAAAGAAGACACATCTAATAGATAGACATACATAATCAAAACTTCCTACATTGCGCTCTGTGATAGTAACAATGTTTTCCATTGCACAAGTGTCTCGTCTTTTTTTCTGCGATCATGTCAtccaaaacaaagaggaaagtcAGAAGTTCTCATAGTGATGGAGGAATTGGGCTTGATCCATCTTGTTCATCTGCTGGCAAGCTTTCTCCACGTTTTTGGTGAGTCCAGGTGGCCCACAGCTGAATACACCAAATTTACCCACCTACAGACAATAACACAAGTAGGATGTTGTATTGGGCGACATTTCAGACAAACATGAGGTGGGTGACGGTAGAGGAAGGACTGACCTCGGGGTGAACCTCCTGCAGTGAGTTGAGGAAGGACGCCAGCGGCGGCCGGCCGAAATGAGTGACGGAGCGCAGGCCGGTGAAGAGGCTTCGGCTCCACACCTTCTGAAAGTGGCgctcacacacatactgtgGAAAGACGAGGGAACGTTGggaaaaaatgttatttgcCCTCTTTAATATGGCGTTACAGCCAACAGCAGGTAGGCTCATTTTGTTATCTTTGGAAGGAGCCAGTAAAGCTGTTTTCCACTGTTTCCAGTCTAtacgctatgctaagctaaccacccGCCGCACCTTAATATTCAGACAATAATTGTGGGATATTATCAaacagtattaaaaaaaaattggtatACATTATCTCACTAACTCTCAACTAAAAAGTGAGATTATTGATACTGAAATAATACACTTATTCGGAAGTATGTGtaattgttaaatatttagtGTTTCAGTCAACCTTTTCTTCCCTGACCAGTAACTCACCAGCATGGTGGTGCGGAGGTCAAACTTTTCGGCCACCTGCGTGATGTAGGTGTGGACTGATACCAGCTCCTTGGtgtccatctcctccacctccctgatGATGTCTGACACCCACTCAAACTGACGCTGCGTTCGTGTCACCCAGATGAAGTAAACCTTCAAACCACAGGTGAATGTTTGagtgagacgggagatgaagagtgaGCTTTTTGCCCAAATCAATAATGCCTCATGGACGGGAATCATGACTAAATGCATTGCAGGTTTTTAAGTGGTACCTTTTTACACAGAATCTTGGACTTGAGGGAGGACTTGTACACCAGGTCTTTAAGGATGGAAGTGAATGGGGTGACTCCTATTCCTCCTCCCACCAGAACAGACACCTCAAAGTCAATCCATTCCTGATGGCCCTCCCCGAACGGGCCATCCAAGTACAGCTGAGGATGATGCAAAGTAGGGAGGAAATTAAAAGCGAAAAAGAACGCAACACGAGAAAAAATGATTCACACGCACAAAATAATGCTTTAACCTGCCTTTGGATAGTCTCCAAGTTCGAGCAGACTTTCGTCGGTGTAGAGGTCCCGGAGCTGGCTGGTCCAGGGCCCCACGGCTCTGATGTGCAGGCTCAGTGTCTCTTCGTGCGGGGCTGACGTCAGTGTGAATGGGTGGTACTCGTCTGTGCCCAACATCAGGCATGCAATGCGAACCCACTGGCCTGAGCGATACACAAAGCCCTGTGGTCGCTTAAACTCCAGATGTGTCACACCTGCAGGAAGAAAGCCGGGGGACGTGTGAGCTCGAATGCTGGGTGCACGCAATCATTACGTCATTTTAGTGAAGACAATGGGAAATAGAAACCTAGTTAAGCAGGAAGATGAAGTAAAATCAAGAGACACAAAAGAGTcacctgaaggcagcagctCAACTCTGAGCACGGGGATCTCCACCTTCTTCCTGCTCAAGCTGATAAGTTTGTCCAGCAGGAAGAGCAGTGCAGGTGGAATTAAGAATATGTGGAAACGGGGCTTTTGGAGTAAGGCAAAACTGCCGTGAATAACCGTCTGTTGACAAAGCCGACATCAGCATCATTTGTAGAAAGGACTTCTCATCATTCAAGCCATCTGACGGCAGAGTGCATTTTCAATACATTGAAGTCCAATGAGTACTTACTAGAATGTACACAATACTGTAGAGGTAGTGTGTGAGCCAAAATCCACGAAAGCTGATGCGACGGAAAAAGTGTGAGGCAAAAACATACATAATTGCCAAAGTGAGAAGAAGCAATACACCAGTCATTCCTAGGAAAAGGACAAAGAAGACCAAAAGAAATGTGATTAAATCAGAATATAACAATCAATCTATGTAGTTAAAACAGTATCCTACAATACCTGGAACAGTTTCAAAGAACCACCACGACCACTTCATAGGAAGTTCAGACCTAACATGAAAAACACCAAGAATCAGCGACATAATTCTCCATAAAGTGCAAATATAGCTGATAAAATCAGGCTgagtttggtaaaaaaaaattacccGTTGTCAAAAAAGACTTTTGGGAACAGACAAGACAGGATGCTGAGGTCGCTGACCGAGAAGACGTAGACGTTTACCACGTGGCCCAAACTATGAACAACTACAGTTGGAACAGAAATGAGAGTGAGCACAAGTGAACGGGTGATCTTCCCTCCACCTGCCTTCatctcctccggggggggggccacagACCTGCAAGAAGCACGGCGGTCATTGCCATGAAGCGATGGAAATCAATGGCCGCGTCGAAGGGGATGTAGCGATTCAGGAATGTCTCTCGGCAAAGGGTGATGAGGTTGCGGCACACAGTGAGAAGCATGTAGGGAAACAGGAAGGAGACGGCGGCGGCCGAGCCGCGGGACACGATGATGCCCACTATGGAAGTCCCAGGAAATCCTGTCGAGTCGGCCTGCAAACCGTAGTCTGAAAAGCGATGTGTGGAGGTCAAGAGGCGAGATGGCGAGAGGACCCAGGACTGCGACGTAGCGACAAGAGGGAGGATTTCTACTCACAGTAACATCTTTCAAGCGCACAGCCAACCGTGATGCCGTACACGACGGCGAAGACCACGATGTGACGCCGATAATTCTCAATGAAGCGTTTGAATTGCTGGATCTTTTGTTGGACTGGGTTTCTGATGTACGCCTCACGCTTGGGCTTCACATAGACGTTTGGGGTGTTGACACCCAACCTGAAAGCATTTCACGATTATCATCCATTTTTACTCAGAGGATActcttgtttttactttttactgtaGCAAGAGAGGACTCATATGCAAAACTTGTGATTGAATTCTTAACATTTTGGTAAAACACAAGTTGGTTGTCCACATGGTTGTCCACAAAACCGCAAATTGTGGTTGTCCACAAAACCGCAATTTCCACAATTAAAAATCCAAACTAAAGTAATTTcgttattttttatatatacttgGGTGGGGGTAGTTTTCAGTAAATTCTTTGAGACAACAATCTCGACTTCTTCATTTCATCTTTCCCTTTAGTcatcaaaataatcaaatatagGACCAACTTTTTCCGTCTGCGTATCTCCTGTCCATCCGCCTtgctgcaaacaaaaacaaaaaagggggatATATAAATGAAATGAGTAAGGGACAAAACTACAGCGGGCTCATTGTTTTCTAACGGCAGTGACCAGAAGCTCTGGATGAGTGATCACCGCAGTGTCCTGTCCTCTGACCTGTTTCCTGGACAGATGAAGGACACTCTCTGGTCTCGGCTCATCCGCTTCTCCCTCCGATTCTCCATCCCTGGAGACACAGCAGACACATTCTTTGCATTAGGTAAGGTCAGAGAATTGAGGACTCTTCTGACATAAGAATTTCTCCAACCTTTGACGTTGAGTTGGGCAAACTGCAGCTCTTTTTCGTGGTCCCGCAGGAGGAAATGGAAGTCCTCCCATGTGATATACTCCTTTTCATCAAAGCCCGCTGCAACCATCATGGCCTTGATGCCGTCCTCCGCCTGGCTCTTAGACAGAGCACCATTGGAGATTTCAATGAAAGACCTGCGGCACATCAAAAGGGCAGAGTTgtcagactgaaaaaaaaatacttgtggcaggaatgaaaagaaaggtAAGATTGATGAAACCTGAGCATCCGGGCAAATTCCTCCTTTGATAAGAAACCAGTTCCATCAATGTCGTTCATGGAGAACATGAGCTTAGATTTCTCCTCAGGAGACCCTAATTAAATACAAACATCACCAATGACATAACGCAGGATTAGTGTACAAATATCCTGTATAGATCTACGGTCTGTACAAGCTGTATTGACTGTTTAGTTGAATGACTTGTTCTTAAAACATGTCTGCACAAATTCTCCCCTGATAGTTACAATATATAGTCTTTGCAAATATATTGGGATCGGTTTTCTTTGTGCTTAAAAATAATTCCCTCCACGCACCTGCAATCGAGGTCCAATATAGACAACATCATGTACTATTTACATTGCATCACACCTGGATACACTGAACATCCATTTTACCTTTCATAAAGATAACCATCACATCGAGAAACTCTTGGAAGGAGAGGTAACCGTTTCCATCTTTATCGGCGAGTGTGAACATGGAGTCAACGAATAGGCAGTCGCGCTTGAGGCCTAAAGCGTCAGCGAACTCGGACGCCGTCAGCTCGCAGTCCAGAACCTTCCTGGCTTTCTTGTGGGAAACGCCACTCATGTCACCAGCGTCACTCTTCTCTATCTCCAAGACCTGTGCAGCAGAGGGCACGTCATTAGTAAGATCTCCAACGTTGACTGAGGTTAGCGACCTGTCCATCACACATGAGGTCACCATCAAAACCGACAATTAGTTCTTCTGGTTAGAGGTCAGACCTAATTCGACCTCAGACAAGGATTGACGACATTTTGTGGCCGAGCTTAAATCCGCCGTCGCCGTAAACCCGAGCCGGAGGATGAGGTAAACGCCCGGAGGCCGGCGGTACCTGAGAGAAAGCGTGTCGAATGAAAGTTTCCACAATCTGAGCCCTCTGCTCTTTGGTTAGAGCCTCCTTCAGCagttccctctctctcatctccacCGCTCTGATCTCCTGCGCGGGATCCGTCACCCCCGGGCGCAGGTGCTCGACAAACGCAGCGCGTTTGCTCTCGTCGTCAAAAAACAGCACCTGGATTTGACGTAGCGTGAGAGATCAAATTGATTTAGAGCAGGGATATCTGCAGAATCATGCTTGCATCGGCGATTGAAAGAGGTGCcaaatgactttaaaaaaaaaaagcatttgatgtTTAAACTCGACATAaaatgcaacagcagcagcataaaCGATTTTACTCCTGTGGGTGTAAATCTCTCTCCCCTCGCTCCCACCCTGCTCACCAGGTCGTACTCCTTTGACACTTTGAGCAGCAGAGCTCTCTGCTGCCGGTCGTTGGAGAGAAGGACGTCGAGGTGGCCCTGGTGGCGCAGCTTGAGGGAGCGGTGGGCCGACCCGGATCGGTCAAAGACCTGCAGCCTCCTCTTCTCGTCCAGCGCCACGCTGACGGGGAGCAGAGGCTTTCTGTGGCCCTGCCATTCGTGGGCTGGAGAGCAAAAGCGAAATGGAGCAAGACAGGATGCTGGGTGGTGACAGGGACTACTGGTGGGAAATTACATGACTACCTATTGGGTTTCACTGTCGCTTTTGATAGTTGTATAGTTGATTTGTTCATAAGTTATGTTCTGTACAGGATATAAGTATAGTTTATCATAAAAGCTCATGCTTATAGTCAGCTCAGTTTTGCAATTGCTCTAATATCAGGTGATAGAAGTACTGGCCGCTGTCCCGAAGAATATGTCACCTGTAATTTCCACAGCCGGCTCCTCTGTTCTGTCCCcagcttttccttttctctggaACTTCCTGTACCTGTATTTGCGGAAATACGCGACCATGCAGGCAACCAGAAAACTAACTGTGGAAGTGGAATAATCAAATTGAATTGCGTAAATCATAGGCATCGCAGTGCAAAAGGAGATGGATTTGAAATTCGTGGGCGTGAGACTGACCAACGGGGAAGAGGAACAAAACCACGATGACTATCCCAAAGCCAGCTTGGCTCCCGTCAAAGTAGTTCAGCTTGGTGGCGTTAGTGCAGGGAGGGAGCATCGACGCGTTCAGTTGTGCAGGCTGAGGACAAGGGTCACCTATGGCAACAGatggtttgtttattcatcCTTTAAATATGACATCGCCGATTCAAAATCCATCCTGGTTTTCGTCTTTTTATCAAACACGCATGTTTACCGTCCTTCCAGAAGAACACATTGCTCTGTATGTCAGTTTCTTCTGCACTCGTGACTGCGATAAGAACGTCGTGGTAGGTCACATTGCGGATCATCTGGATCTCCGCATCTGTGAACAAACTGGAAAACGCCCCGAAGATCACAGCTGTGATAAGATGATCGGGCATGCGAGGTTTCTATTTCAGGTCAGAGGGTGAGAGGAGCTTACCCATTCTGCTTGTTCTCGAACCAGAAGCGGTCTCCGTTTCTGATGCGTTCAAACTGGTCCAAGATGATCGCAGAGAAAACTGGACCAGGACCATCAACAGACTCCAGCAGTCCTCCGGGGAACAGCTCCAGCTTGGAGATGTCTCTGCTGTACAGTTCTGCAATATCGTCGAGTAACTGTTGGACAACGAGAAGACAATTTAATACACTATTTGTACGCAGGTGGATCGACCTTTGTTTTCGGATTTTTTACCTGTGGGTTGGTGCTGTTGAGCTTGTGGTTGATATCTTGGAATGTCTCGACAGGAGGCAGATCCAGAGCTTTTCTGACCTCAGTGTAACTACGTAGGCCGAAGTCTCTCCCTCTTTGGATGGTGATGGCCACCAGATCCGTCCGGCTGAACCTCATGGGTCCGTACATAAAGTCTGTCACGGTGCAAACAGATCACAGCTGTGAATGTTTTCTTATAGATTCCCGTTTTTTATTAAGGACCGCTTGACTGCTTTGTACTTATGTTGAAAGTTTGAACGCCTGGCGTTTGAA
It contains:
- the duox gene encoding LOW QUALITY PROTEIN: dual oxidase 2 (The sequence of the model RefSeq protein was modified relative to this genomic sequence to represent the inferred CDS: substituted 2 bases at 2 genomic stop codons), which translates into the protein MDLRNRVWSICAALGLVLIVSEESRCEKAWEVPRFDGWYNSLGYPRRGAVGSRLVRLVPAHYWDGVYQPDHEPPNPRRLSSLLAGGPSGLPSTRNQTVLSVVFGYHVSFEMFDSRTPGCPPEFMNIPVPKGDPVFDPSSTGKVLLPFQRGPWDKNSGQSPSNPRTPVNHVTAWIDGSSIYGPSTSWSDYLRSFSGGHLTSGPEWNMPNQATGSGLMWSAADPTTGKHGPDGLYELGNAWANENMFTAAEGIIWFRYHNYLASRLHKKNPEWSDEKLFQNARKTVVATFQNIAVYEWLPGYLGDKKLPHYPGYQKFVDPGISPEFLAAAIRFGITMAPPGVYMRNRTCHFRKVVNTDGSSSPAMRLCNSFWKRQKDDVKTTSQDIDGLLMGMASQIAEKEDHVVVEDLRDFMYGPMRFSRTDLVAITIQRGRDFGLRSYTEVRKALDLPPVETFQDINHKLNSTNPQLLDDIAELYSRDISKLELFPGGLLESVDGPGPVFSAIILDQFERIRNGDRFWFENKQNGLFTDAEIQMIRNVTYHDVLIAVTSAEETDIQSNVFFWKDGDPCPQPAQLNASMLPPCTNATKLNYFDGSQAGFGIVIVVLFLFPVVSFLVACMVAYFRKYRYRKFQRKGKAGDRTEEPAVEITAHEWQGHRKPLLPVSVALDEKRRLQVFDRSGSAHRSLKLRHQGHLDVLLSNDRQQRALLLKVSKEYDLVLFFDDESKRAAFVEHLRPGVTDPAQEIRAVEMRERELLKEALTKEQRAQIVETFIRHAFSQVLEIEKSDAGDMSGVSHKKARKVLDCELTASEFADALGLKRDCLFVDSMFTLADKDGNGYLSFQEFLDVMVIFMKGSPEEKSKLMFSMNDIDGTGFLSKEEFARMLRSFIEISNGALSKSQAEDGIKAMMVAAGFDEKEYITWEDFHFLLRDHEKELQFAQLNVKGMENRREKRMSRDQRVSFICPGNSKADGQEIRRRKKLGVNTPNVYVKPKREAYIRNPVQQKIQQFKRFIENYRRHIVVFAVVYGITVGCALERCYYYGLQADSTGFPGTSIVGIIVSRGSAAAVSFLFPYMLLTVCRNLITLCRETFLNRYIPFDAAIDFHRFMAMTAVLLAVVHSLGHVVNVYVFSVSDLSILSCLFPKVFFDNGSELPMKWSWWFFETVPGMTGVLLLLTLAIMYVFASHFFRRISFRGFWLTHYLYSIVYILTVIHGSFALLQKPRFHIFLIPPALLFLLDKLISLSRKKVEIPVLRVELLPSGVTHLEFKRPQGFVYRSGQWVRIACLMLGTDEYHPFTLTSAPHEETLSLHIRAVGPWTSQLRDLYTDESLLELGDYPKAGXSIILCVXIIFSRVAFFFAFNFLPTLHHPQLYLDGPFGEGHQEWIDFEVSVLVGGGIGVTPFTSILKDLVYKSSLKSKILCKKVYFIWVTRTQRQFEWVSDIIREVEEMDTKELVSVHTYITQVAEKFDLRTTMLYVCERHFQKVWSRSLFTGLRSVTHFGRPPLASFLNSLQEVHPEVGKFGVFSCGPPGLTKNVEKACQQMNKMDQAQFLHHYENF